A single genomic interval of uncultured Desulfobulbus sp. harbors:
- a CDS encoding EutN/CcmL family microcompartment protein, which produces MIVGNVVGNVWATRKEESLNGLKLMVVLPIDPVSGETRPCLVAADHVGAGVGETVLVTTGSSARQAMGKSGVPVDASIVGIIDQVDIPKS; this is translated from the coding sequence ATGATCGTTGGCAATGTTGTAGGCAATGTTTGGGCAACCCGCAAAGAGGAGAGCCTCAACGGGCTGAAACTGATGGTGGTGCTGCCCATCGATCCGGTGAGCGGCGAAACCCGGCCCTGTCTGGTGGCAGCGGATCATGTCGGCGCGGGGGTGGGCGAGACCGTGCTGGTGACCACCGGCTCCTCGGCCCGGCAGGCAATGGGCAAGAGTGGGGTGCCGGTCGATGCCTCCATAGTCGGCATCATCGATCAGGTCGATATTCCCAAGTCCTGA
- a CDS encoding BMC domain-containing protein, with amino-acid sequence MASDDLIAMEAHASLGMVETLGLVPAIAAADAAVKTAEVRLIGLEYIGSGLVSVKMQGDVSAVQVAVETACMVAGKLGPVHSHTVIARTGDDVAQLVDKPEPAWTEKGPGISAGESKKTVEAAALQAIAVTRLRRLARSIEGFPLSRQKIKFARKEELIELLLIYSQELKTQE; translated from the coding sequence ATGGCCTCTGATGACCTGATCGCCATGGAGGCGCATGCATCGTTGGGCATGGTGGAAACCCTTGGCCTGGTTCCGGCGATTGCGGCGGCCGATGCTGCGGTCAAGACCGCAGAGGTGCGGCTGATCGGCCTGGAATACATCGGCAGCGGCCTGGTGAGCGTCAAGATGCAGGGCGATGTCTCTGCGGTCCAGGTGGCGGTCGAGACCGCGTGCATGGTCGCCGGCAAGCTGGGCCCTGTGCATTCCCACACGGTCATTGCCCGCACCGGCGATGACGTGGCGCAACTGGTGGACAAACCAGAGCCTGCCTGGACCGAGAAAGGGCCCGGAATCTCTGCGGGAGAATCGAAAAAAACGGTCGAGGCAGCAGCGTTGCAGGCCATAGCCGTCACCCGGCTGCGGCGACTGGCCAGGTCGATCGAGGGCTTCCCCCTGTCGCGGCAGAAGATCAAGTTTGCCCGTAAAGAAGAACTGATCGAACTCTTGCTGATCTACTCGCAAGAGCTCAAGACCCAAGAATAA
- a CDS encoding cupin domain-containing protein encodes MQITQELIEKIVREVVTRNLAAMPFPQAEPGFQCETEPLSGVTAVKVATVRPEPFDTGKAGDKVLLKDVFTTKESPRLGCGVMEMEASTFAWTLNYDEIDIVLEGSLTIIVNGKKITANKGELVLIPKNTAIEFSAPEYARFIYVTYPANWEEQ; translated from the coding sequence ATGCAGATTACTCAAGAACTCATCGAGAAAATTGTCCGGGAAGTGGTCACCAGGAATCTGGCGGCCATGCCGTTCCCTCAGGCCGAACCTGGCTTTCAATGTGAAACGGAACCGCTCTCCGGCGTGACCGCGGTCAAGGTGGCTACCGTCCGTCCGGAGCCCTTTGATACCGGCAAGGCGGGCGACAAGGTCCTGCTCAAAGACGTCTTCACCACCAAGGAGAGTCCGCGCCTCGGCTGCGGGGTCATGGAAATGGAGGCATCCACCTTTGCCTGGACCCTGAACTACGATGAGATCGATATCGTACTCGAAGGGAGCCTGACGATCATCGTCAACGGCAAGAAAATCACGGCCAATAAGGGCGAGTTGGTCCTCATCCCCAAAAATACCGCCATCGAGTTTTCCGCCCCCGAGTATGCCAGGTTTATCTATGTCACCTACCCCGCCAACTGGGAAGAGCAATAA
- a CDS encoding 4Fe-4S dicluster domain-containing protein, translating into MNTVQRIKAIGVVGAGGAGFPTYVKAQSQAETVVVNAAECEPLLHKDKQLLWQYTGLFFKGLSTMMEAVGAKRGIIGIKRKHAALIAHLRESLPQGVEICEVDDFYPAGDELTLIRETTGIIIAPGALPISRGIVVSNVESLYNIGADRPVTTKFLNVGGAVEHRCTLEVPLGISFAEILDYARPTLRQYTVIEGGPMMGRIVDDLSQPVTKTTAGLLVFPSDHVLVEKYRIKASEERVNRIGKAACDQCSICTELCPRYLLGHPVQPHKAMRSLVFHTAGAGEKEIQTHALYCCQCNLCTFVSCPEGLYPSQVCINHRAAALAAKLQYKGELATEGHPLAGYRKTPSKRLKRMLQLDIFPDSGELDDHRFAPRELRLLLRQHIGAPATPVVAVGDMVAPGQVVATVGEALGCDIHAPLAGQVSVVDESSITFVPC; encoded by the coding sequence ATGAACACAGTCCAACGGATCAAAGCAATTGGGGTGGTCGGTGCCGGTGGCGCCGGTTTCCCCACCTATGTCAAGGCGCAGTCCCAGGCGGAAACGGTGGTGGTCAACGCGGCCGAATGCGAGCCCCTGCTGCACAAGGATAAACAGCTCCTGTGGCAATATACCGGGCTCTTTTTCAAGGGACTCTCCACCATGATGGAGGCGGTCGGGGCAAAGCGGGGCATCATCGGCATCAAGCGCAAGCACGCCGCCCTCATTGCCCATCTGCGGGAAAGCCTTCCCCAAGGTGTCGAGATCTGTGAGGTGGATGATTTCTACCCCGCAGGGGATGAGCTGACCCTGATTAGGGAAACCACCGGCATCATCATTGCGCCGGGGGCCTTGCCCATCTCCCGGGGGATCGTGGTCAGCAATGTGGAATCGCTCTACAACATCGGAGCGGATCGGCCGGTGACCACGAAATTTCTCAATGTGGGCGGGGCGGTCGAGCACCGCTGCACCCTGGAGGTACCTCTGGGTATCTCCTTTGCGGAGATTCTCGACTATGCCCGGCCGACCCTGCGACAGTACACAGTGATCGAAGGCGGTCCGATGATGGGCAGAATCGTCGATGATCTCTCCCAGCCGGTCACCAAGACCACCGCCGGGTTGCTGGTTTTCCCCAGCGATCATGTGCTGGTCGAAAAATACCGGATCAAGGCCAGCGAAGAACGGGTCAATAGGATCGGCAAGGCGGCCTGCGACCAGTGCTCCATCTGCACCGAGCTCTGCCCGCGCTACCTGTTGGGGCACCCGGTGCAGCCGCACAAGGCCATGCGTTCGCTGGTGTTTCACACCGCCGGGGCAGGGGAGAAGGAGATCCAGACCCACGCCCTCTACTGCTGCCAGTGCAACCTCTGCACCTTTGTCTCCTGCCCGGAGGGTTTATACCCCTCCCAGGTCTGCATCAACCACCGTGCAGCCGCCCTTGCCGCAAAGTTGCAGTACAAGGGAGAGCTTGCCACCGAGGGACATCCCCTGGCCGGATATCGCAAAACGCCCTCCAAGCGGCTCAAAAGGATGCTGCAACTCGACATTTTCCCTGACAGCGGCGAACTCGATGACCACCGGTTTGCGCCCAGAGAGCTGCGCCTGCTTCTGCGGCAACACATCGGCGCGCCGGCAACGCCGGTGGTCGCGGTCGGTGACATGGTTGCGCCGGGGCAGGTGGTCGCAACGGTCGGTGAGGCCTTGGGCTGTGATATTCACGCCCCGCTCGCCGGGCAGGTCAGTGTAGTCGACGAAAGCTCCATCACCTTTGTTCCCTGCTGA
- a CDS encoding STAS domain-containing protein yields MEIRTEEKDGFVVVTIAGRIDALTSQDIEDHLMGLLDGGMQYIILDLADVPYLSSAGLRVLILLAKHLYGEGQLALCNLQETVEEIISMVGFKNYMLFFSTLAEAEANIFS; encoded by the coding sequence ATGGAGATTCGCACCGAAGAGAAAGACGGGTTTGTGGTTGTCACCATCGCCGGGCGCATCGATGCCCTGACCTCCCAGGATATCGAAGACCACCTCATGGGCCTGCTTGATGGTGGTATGCAGTACATCATTCTCGATCTGGCCGATGTGCCCTATCTGAGCAGCGCCGGCCTGCGGGTGCTGATTCTCCTGGCCAAGCACCTCTATGGTGAGGGCCAACTGGCCCTGTGCAACCTGCAGGAGACGGTCGAGGAGATAATCAGCATGGTCGGCTTTAAAAATTACATGCTGTTTTTTTCCACCCTTGCGGAGGCGGAGGCCAACATTTTCAGTTAA
- a CDS encoding BMC domain-containing protein: MSHSIGILELSSIAAGYEAEDAMLKAADVRILIGRTICSGKFIIVIGGSVSAVEAALEAGKAKAGGFLIEDLNIANVDPQVFAALAGTVDASASAYRSLGIVETFAATPIIEAADAAAKAAEIVLLRVHVSMAIGGKGYFLALGDTAAIQAAVDAAVNVIQPTGLLVNRVIIPAATPDVLKELI; encoded by the coding sequence ATGTCCCATTCCATAGGCATACTTGAACTCTCCAGCATTGCCGCCGGTTACGAAGCGGAGGACGCCATGCTCAAGGCGGCCGATGTCCGAATTCTCATCGGCCGGACCATCTGTTCCGGCAAGTTTATCATCGTTATCGGCGGCTCGGTTTCGGCGGTCGAGGCCGCGCTCGAGGCCGGCAAGGCCAAGGCGGGTGGTTTCCTCATTGAAGACCTCAACATTGCCAACGTCGATCCCCAGGTGTTTGCCGCCCTTGCCGGGACCGTCGATGCCTCGGCCTCCGCCTACCGGTCTCTGGGCATTGTCGAGACCTTTGCCGCCACCCCGATCATCGAGGCCGCCGATGCCGCGGCCAAGGCCGCCGAGATCGTCCTGCTCAGGGTCCATGTGTCCATGGCCATTGGCGGCAAGGGCTATTTTCTTGCCCTGGGCGACACCGCAGCCATCCAGGCGGCAGTGGATGCGGCGGTGAACGTTATTCAACCCACCGGCCTGTTGGTCAATCGGGTGATTATTCCGGCCGCGACCCCGGACGTGCTTAAAGAGTTGATCTGA
- a CDS encoding DUF4150 domain-containing protein — translation MFANCSLSGMQFGFPDVCLTPTPVGPVPIPYPNLAELPMALPPSTSLNHFISMMPAHNMGTTVPMSMGDNAGVVGGVASGMMMGQARTTMGSVKVFTGGMPSSKWLSPALQNMTNCPTGMTLVPSQFKVMIMS, via the coding sequence ATGTTTGCAAATTGTTCTTTGTCCGGGATGCAGTTTGGATTCCCCGATGTCTGCTTAACTCCGACACCGGTAGGGCCAGTACCGATCCCGTACCCGAACCTGGCGGAGTTACCGATGGCACTTCCTCCGTCAACATCCCTCAACCATTTCATCTCCATGATGCCGGCGCATAACATGGGAACCACCGTGCCCATGAGCATGGGGGACAATGCCGGTGTTGTGGGAGGAGTAGCCTCCGGGATGATGATGGGGCAAGCGCGCACCACCATGGGCTCGGTGAAAGTGTTTACCGGCGGTATGCCATCCTCTAAATGGCTCTCACCTGCTCTACAGAACATGACCAACTGCCCGACCGGGATGACCCTCGTCCCGTCGCAGTTCAAGGTCATGATCATGTCCTAA
- the eutP gene encoding EutP/PduV family microcompartment system protein, which produces MKRIMFVGQTGAGKTTLTQALHGEGISYLKTQAVRFRGFVVDTPGEFAENRMYYSALLVSASKADVIGFVQDATRKHNIFPPRFAAMFTKPVIGIVTKTDQAESDLARAEKFLKAAGVKTFFHTSALVNSGIHELLNFLDH; this is translated from the coding sequence ATGAAGCGGATCATGTTCGTCGGCCAGACCGGCGCGGGAAAAACCACCTTGACCCAGGCCCTTCATGGGGAAGGAATCTCCTATCTGAAAACCCAGGCGGTCAGGTTTCGCGGCTTTGTGGTCGACACCCCGGGCGAGTTTGCCGAAAACCGGATGTACTACTCCGCCCTGCTGGTGTCGGCGAGCAAGGCGGATGTGATCGGTTTTGTCCAGGATGCGACCCGCAAGCACAATATCTTCCCCCCCAGGTTCGCCGCCATGTTCACCAAGCCGGTGATCGGCATCGTCACCAAAACCGACCAGGCAGAGAGCGACCTTGCCCGCGCCGAGAAATTCCTTAAGGCGGCGGGCGTCAAGACCTTCTTCCACACCAGCGCCCTGGTCAACAGCGGTATTCACGAGTTGCTGAATTTTCTTGATCACTGA
- a CDS encoding ethanolamine ammonia-lyase subunit EutB, with translation MRLKTKLFGTVYSFNDVNDVMAKANEEKSGDQLAGLAASSLTEMIAAKEVLSNLTLADLREHPAVPYEEDEVTRIIQDQVNEKIYSGIRNWTLAEFREWILSDQADSCAIRRVSRGLTSEMVAGVTKLMSNLDLVYAASKIEVTAHCNTTIGRKGTLGFRLQPNHTTDDPDGIRISTFEGLSYGVGDAVIGLNPVSDTVDSVSTILRMFQEIKETYQVPTQICVLAHVTTQMDAVRQGAPADLIFQSIAGSEKGNRAFGLDAALMAEARDLVLREGTSTGPNVLYFETGQGSELSSDAHHGVDQVTMEARCYGFAKKFAPFLVNTVVGFIGPEYLYDAKQVTRAGLEDHFMGKLTGLPMGVDACYTNHMKTDQNDIENLAVLLASAGCTYFMGIPQGDDIMLNYQCTGFHDAASLRQVLRLRPVAEFEQWLEKMGFLANGRLGPLAGDASAFIR, from the coding sequence ATGCGATTAAAAACAAAACTGTTTGGCACCGTCTACTCCTTCAACGACGTCAACGACGTCATGGCCAAGGCCAACGAGGAAAAGTCCGGTGACCAGTTGGCAGGGCTTGCAGCCTCTTCCCTGACCGAGATGATTGCCGCCAAGGAGGTCTTGAGCAATCTCACCTTGGCTGACCTGCGCGAGCACCCGGCCGTGCCCTACGAGGAGGACGAGGTCACCCGCATCATCCAGGATCAGGTGAACGAGAAGATCTACAGCGGGATCAGAAACTGGACCCTGGCGGAGTTCCGCGAGTGGATTCTGTCCGACCAGGCCGACAGCTGTGCCATTCGCCGTGTCTCCCGGGGCCTCACCTCGGAGATGGTCGCGGGCGTCACCAAGCTCATGTCCAACCTCGATCTGGTCTACGCCGCCTCGAAGATCGAGGTGACCGCGCACTGCAATACCACCATCGGCAGGAAAGGGACGCTCGGGTTCCGTCTCCAGCCCAACCATACCACCGATGATCCGGACGGCATCCGCATCTCCACCTTTGAGGGGTTGAGCTACGGGGTGGGCGACGCGGTCATCGGCCTCAACCCGGTGAGCGACACCGTGGACTCGGTTTCCACCATCCTGCGCATGTTCCAGGAGATCAAGGAAACCTACCAGGTTCCCACTCAGATCTGCGTCCTGGCCCATGTGACCACCCAGATGGACGCGGTCCGTCAGGGAGCACCCGCGGATCTGATCTTCCAATCCATTGCCGGATCGGAAAAGGGCAACCGCGCCTTTGGCCTGGATGCGGCCCTGATGGCCGAAGCGCGTGATCTGGTGCTGCGGGAAGGGACCTCCACCGGCCCCAACGTGCTCTACTTCGAGACCGGCCAGGGCTCGGAGCTCTCCTCTGATGCCCACCACGGGGTGGATCAGGTCACCATGGAGGCCCGGTGCTACGGATTTGCCAAGAAATTTGCCCCCTTCCTGGTGAACACCGTGGTCGGGTTCATCGGCCCGGAATACCTCTATGACGCCAAGCAGGTCACCCGGGCCGGGCTCGAAGACCATTTCATGGGCAAACTCACCGGCCTGCCCATGGGCGTGGATGCCTGCTACACCAACCACATGAAAACCGACCAGAACGATATCGAAAACCTGGCCGTTCTCCTCGCCTCCGCAGGCTGCACCTATTTCATGGGCATCCCCCAGGGCGACGACATCATGCTCAACTACCAGTGCACCGGCTTCCATGATGCCGCCAGTCTCCGGCAGGTCCTCCGGCTGCGTCCTGTGGCGGAGTTCGAACAGTGGCTGGAGAAGATGGGTTTTCTTGCAAACGGACGCCTCGGCCCCCTGGCCGGCGACGCCTCGGCCTTCATTCGCTAA
- the eutC gene encoding ethanolamine ammonia-lyase subunit EutC: MISEQQIKTIIDEVIKNLNLDAAGPNPRNAAPNAAESGTMAVGPQGVSAAAPEDCALADLAAVDLRKQLLVPQPKNREMYLKLKETTPARLGIWHAGPRPLTRSLLRFRADHAVAQDAVFNNVSEEFLQSIGVETIQSCCRDKDEFLTRPDLGRKIPEDQAAKLQQICPKNAKVQIYIADGLSSTAVETNSMDTYRALVQGLSTMGIAANPLFFLRYGRVPSMDVISELITPEVTVLLIGERPGLATGESMSCYMAYQASTAQPESNRTVISNIHKGGTPAVEAGAHIAGVVKKMLDQKASGLNLKL, encoded by the coding sequence GTGATTTCTGAACAACAGATCAAGACCATAATCGATGAGGTGATCAAGAACCTCAATCTGGATGCGGCAGGTCCCAATCCACGCAATGCTGCCCCCAATGCGGCTGAGAGCGGCACCATGGCTGTCGGCCCGCAGGGGGTGAGTGCAGCAGCACCAGAGGACTGCGCCCTTGCAGATCTGGCCGCCGTCGACCTGCGCAAGCAACTGCTTGTCCCGCAGCCCAAGAATCGGGAGATGTACCTCAAGCTTAAAGAGACCACCCCGGCACGGTTGGGGATATGGCATGCCGGTCCTCGGCCCCTGACCCGTTCCCTGCTGCGTTTTCGTGCCGATCATGCGGTGGCACAGGATGCGGTGTTCAACAACGTGTCGGAGGAGTTTCTCCAGTCCATCGGCGTTGAAACCATCCAGAGCTGCTGCCGCGACAAGGACGAGTTTCTCACCCGTCCTGATTTGGGGCGCAAGATTCCGGAGGATCAGGCCGCCAAACTGCAACAGATCTGCCCCAAGAACGCCAAGGTCCAGATCTATATCGCCGACGGCCTGAGTTCGACTGCGGTGGAGACCAATAGCATGGACACCTATCGGGCCCTTGTCCAGGGGCTGAGCACCATGGGGATTGCGGCCAACCCCCTCTTTTTTCTCCGCTATGGCCGCGTGCCCTCCATGGATGTCATCTCCGAGCTGATCACCCCCGAGGTCACGGTGCTGCTCATCGGCGAGCGACCGGGGCTGGCCACGGGCGAGAGCATGTCCTGCTACATGGCCTATCAGGCGAGCACAGCGCAGCCGGAGTCCAACCGCACGGTTATCTCCAACATCCATAAGGGCGGCACGCCCGCGGTCGAGGCCGGCGCCCACATCGCCGGGGTGGTCAAAAAGATGCTCGATCAGAAGGCCTCCGGCCTGAATCTGAAACTCTAG
- a CDS encoding BMC domain-containing protein: MSSLNALGMVETRGFVGAVEAADAMVKAANVTLMGKTTVGSGLVTVIVRGDVGAVKAATDAGAAAADRVGELVSVHVIPRPHSDVEMILPKLEG, from the coding sequence ATGTCATCACTGAATGCATTAGGAATGGTGGAAACCCGTGGTTTTGTCGGTGCGGTTGAGGCCGCCGATGCCATGGTCAAGGCGGCAAATGTGACCCTGATGGGCAAGACCACCGTCGGGTCCGGGCTGGTCACGGTGATTGTTCGCGGCGATGTCGGCGCGGTCAAGGCGGCCACCGATGCCGGTGCGGCAGCCGCCGACCGGGTGGGCGAGCTGGTCTCGGTCCATGTTATCCCGCGCCCCCACAGCGATGTGGAAATGATTCTGCCGAAGCTGGAAGGCTGA
- a CDS encoding acetaldehyde dehydrogenase (acetylating), with product MVDKDLLSLQEARSLVRGARKAQAFLAQLSQQKVDDLVRAVAENGIKHAEELAKMAVEETGFGKWADKKAKNLLATRDLLAHIAPMKTIGIVNEDNERKLLDIATPAGVIAALVPSTNPTSTTFYKAIISLKAGNAVVFSPHPSALKCIGATIEVIQEALRDQGAPVDLVSMMSIPTIQGTGELMRQADLILATGGPAMVKAAYSSGTPALGVGAGNVPAFIERSADIKGAISKILASKTFDNGTVCASEQAIVTESIIEAQVAREFVAQGGYFLSEEQAAQMKPIMERPGGGMNPAIVGRDAQYLAAQAGIDIPAGTKVLAYREKGVGPQYPFSKEKLTALIGYYVVETWQEACDLCHALLQNGGIGHSLAIHSEDEAVIREFALKKPVSRLLVNTPSTQGAVGISTNLPPSFTLGCGTVGGSSTSDNVGPLHLLNIRHLAYDSGAYAVAPQQAPACSAVSAQVLEDEVQRITELVLAQLASR from the coding sequence ATGGTGGATAAAGATTTGCTTTCCCTGCAGGAAGCGCGCTCCCTGGTGCGGGGCGCACGGAAAGCCCAGGCCTTTCTTGCCCAGCTCTCCCAGCAGAAGGTGGACGACCTGGTCCGGGCTGTGGCCGAAAACGGCATCAAGCATGCCGAGGAACTGGCCAAGATGGCGGTGGAAGAGACCGGGTTCGGCAAATGGGCCGATAAAAAGGCGAAAAACCTGCTGGCAACCCGGGATCTCCTGGCCCACATCGCGCCCATGAAAACCATCGGCATCGTCAACGAGGATAACGAACGCAAGCTGCTTGATATTGCCACCCCGGCAGGGGTCATTGCCGCGCTGGTGCCCTCGACAAATCCGACCTCAACCACCTTCTACAAGGCGATCATCTCACTGAAGGCCGGGAACGCGGTGGTGTTCAGCCCCCATCCCTCGGCGCTCAAATGTATCGGCGCCACCATCGAGGTCATTCAGGAGGCGCTGCGCGACCAGGGCGCGCCGGTGGACCTGGTTTCGATGATGAGCATTCCCACCATTCAGGGGACAGGGGAGTTGATGCGCCAGGCGGATTTGATCCTCGCCACCGGCGGTCCGGCCATGGTCAAGGCGGCCTACAGTTCCGGCACCCCGGCCCTGGGCGTGGGCGCGGGCAACGTCCCTGCCTTTATCGAGCGCAGTGCGGACATCAAAGGGGCGATCTCCAAGATTCTTGCCTCCAAGACCTTTGACAACGGCACGGTCTGCGCCTCGGAGCAGGCAATCGTCACCGAGTCGATCATTGAGGCACAGGTCGCCAGGGAGTTTGTTGCCCAGGGCGGCTACTTCCTCAGCGAAGAGCAGGCTGCCCAAATGAAGCCCATCATGGAGCGTCCCGGCGGCGGCATGAATCCGGCCATTGTCGGTCGCGATGCCCAGTACCTGGCCGCCCAGGCGGGGATCGATATTCCCGCGGGCACCAAGGTGCTGGCCTACCGGGAAAAAGGGGTGGGGCCGCAGTATCCCTTTTCCAAGGAAAAATTGACCGCGCTGATCGGCTATTACGTGGTGGAAACCTGGCAGGAGGCCTGCGACCTGTGCCATGCGCTGTTGCAAAACGGCGGTATCGGTCATTCCCTGGCCATCCATTCCGAAGATGAGGCGGTCATTCGCGAATTCGCCCTGAAAAAACCGGTATCACGCCTATTGGTCAATACGCCCTCCACCCAGGGCGCGGTGGGCATCAGCACCAACCTGCCGCCGTCCTTTACCCTGGGCTGCGGCACGGTGGGCGGGAGCTCCACCTCCGACAATGTCGGCCCCCTGCACCTGCTCAACATCCGCCACCTGGCCTACGATTCGGGCGCCTATGCAGTGGCACCGCAGCAAGCGCCAGCCTGTTCTGCGGTTTCCGCCCAGGTCCTGGAGGATGAGGTCCAACGCATTACCGAGCTGGTGCTGGCGCAACTTGCAAGTAGATAA
- a CDS encoding BMC domain-containing protein, with protein MNEHMDTLGLVETRTIAGGARMLDLMLKKAEVEVVKATPICSGRFLIRISGERSEVEAAVGAVAQDAGVIASFVLSRIHPQVIAALHTRLLPPRGQALGLVESRRSASGIAAADAALKRAEVCLARLALAQGINGKSLLVFAGTLADVNEAVAAASHSLGRDLVDQSVIARPEPATATALTGMQPD; from the coding sequence GTGAACGAGCACATGGATACCCTGGGGCTGGTGGAGACCCGGACCATTGCCGGTGGGGCGCGGATGCTCGATCTGATGCTCAAAAAGGCCGAGGTCGAGGTCGTCAAGGCTACGCCCATCTGTTCCGGCCGTTTTCTGATCCGCATTTCCGGCGAGCGCTCCGAGGTGGAGGCCGCCGTCGGCGCGGTTGCCCAGGATGCGGGCGTGATTGCCTCCTTTGTACTGTCGCGCATCCATCCCCAGGTGATCGCAGCCCTGCATACCCGGCTGCTTCCCCCAAGGGGGCAGGCCCTTGGCCTGGTGGAGAGCCGACGTTCGGCCTCCGGCATTGCCGCGGCCGATGCGGCGCTCAAGCGGGCCGAGGTTTGCCTGGCCCGTCTCGCCCTTGCCCAGGGGATCAACGGCAAGTCCTTGCTCGTCTTTGCCGGCACACTGGCCGATGTCAACGAGGCGGTGGCTGCCGCTTCGCACTCCTTGGGCAGGGATCTGGTCGATCAGAGTGTGATCGCTCGTCCGGAACCGGCAACCGCCACTGCCCTCACGGGCATGCAACCGGATTGA
- the eutL gene encoding ethanolamine utilization microcompartment protein EutL, with product MKGDALRANVLSVRILPNVDSELIRELGLVPGHRSIGMITTDCDDVGYSALDEATKKAAVNVAYAKSFYGGAANASTKLAGEFIGILSGPDPAEVRAGIDAAVHYVEHEASFYSANEDDSIAYFAHCISRTGSFLSKNAGIAEGEALAYLVAPPLEAMFSLDAALKAADVRMVTFYGPPTETNFGGGLLTGSQSACKAACDAFAEAVLSVAARPHGL from the coding sequence ATGAAAGGTGACGCTCTACGCGCCAATGTCCTCAGTGTACGCATCCTGCCCAATGTGGACAGCGAGCTGATCAGAGAACTCGGTCTTGTTCCAGGCCATCGCAGCATCGGCATGATCACCACCGACTGCGACGATGTCGGCTACAGCGCCCTGGACGAGGCCACCAAGAAGGCGGCGGTCAACGTGGCCTATGCCAAGTCCTTTTACGGCGGTGCGGCCAATGCCTCGACCAAGCTGGCCGGTGAATTTATCGGCATTCTCTCCGGGCCGGACCCGGCGGAGGTGCGGGCCGGGATCGACGCAGCCGTCCACTATGTGGAGCACGAGGCCAGCTTTTATTCGGCCAATGAGGATGATTCCATTGCCTACTTCGCCCACTGCATATCCCGCACCGGCTCTTTTCTCTCCAAGAACGCCGGTATTGCCGAGGGGGAGGCTCTCGCTTATTTGGTGGCCCCGCCCCTGGAGGCGATGTTCTCCCTGGATGCGGCGCTGAAGGCGGCGGATGTGCGCATGGTCACCTTCTACGGCCCGCCCACGGAAACCAACTTCGGCGGCGGCCTGCTCACCGGCAGCCAGTCGGCCTGCAAGGCGGCCTGCGATGCCTTTGCCGAGGCGGTGCTCTCCGTTGCCGCCCGGCCGCATGGCCTCTGA
- the pduL gene encoding phosphate propanoyltransferase — protein sequence MQQIDREAIAQNVLDALAHLQAAGPETFAPQQEEIAIPVEISARHAHLSKDDAIALYGAPLTPDRELSQPGQFLCKERVRLIGLKGVLDNVAVLGPSRESSQVEISLTDARLLGLDVPIRQSGDILGTPGILLSSKRTIIALEMGVIVAGRHIHMSPEDARRLRVRDRDLVAVNMHGRRPAVFRDVLIRVHESFRLALHIDADEANGCGCGPGSFCTLVREPLVAFEESDHDGQRLH from the coding sequence ATGCAACAGATTGATCGCGAAGCTATAGCTCAAAATGTGTTGGATGCCCTGGCCCACCTACAGGCGGCCGGGCCTGAAACGTTCGCGCCGCAGCAGGAGGAAATTGCCATCCCGGTGGAGATCTCCGCCCGCCACGCGCATCTCTCCAAGGACGATGCGATTGCGCTCTACGGCGCTCCCCTGACGCCGGATCGGGAACTGTCCCAACCGGGACAGTTCTTGTGCAAGGAGCGGGTGCGCTTGATCGGCTTGAAGGGCGTGCTCGACAATGTCGCCGTGCTCGGTCCCTCCCGGGAAAGCTCGCAGGTGGAAATTTCCCTGACCGATGCCCGTCTACTCGGTCTGGATGTGCCCATCCGCCAGTCGGGCGATATTCTCGGCACACCGGGGATATTGCTCTCCTCGAAAAGGACGATCATTGCCCTGGAGATGGGGGTCATCGTTGCCGGCCGCCATATCCACATGTCGCCGGAGGATGCCCGCCGCCTTCGCGTTCGGGATCGCGACCTGGTGGCGGTCAACATGCACGGCAGGCGTCCGGCTGTATTTCGCGACGTGCTCATCCGCGTACACGAGAGTTTCCGCCTCGCCCTGCATATCGATGCCGACGAGGCCAACGGCTGCGGCTGCGGTCCTGGATCCTTTTGCACCCTGGTGCGAGAACCCCTGGTGGCGTTCGAGGAGAGCGATCATGATGGACAGCGCCTTCATTGA